In the Thauera sedimentorum genome, one interval contains:
- the rlmM gene encoding 23S rRNA (cytidine(2498)-2'-O)-methyltransferase RlmM produces MSASLPSGLLVSGLLAYCRAGFEKELAAELDELAADAGLIGHVRAKPDTGFVVYETFEPLPATAFEGLTDWRRPVFARQLMLWFARVTDLPERDRATPLLDAVKGSGQRFTELVLETPDTDEAKQRSGFCRRFTEPFARVLEKTGALRTGKAGLPVLHVMFESATTAWLAAAMPQESSPWPMGIPRLRMPGGAPSRSTLKLSEAFMTLLGEDERTATLRAGLRAVDLGASPGGWTWQLASRGLHVTAVDNGPMGDAVMATGMVEHLRADGFTWRPQRTVEWMVCDMVDQPSRIASLVAEWVATGRCRRSIFNLKLPMKRRLDAVEQCRALIRKRLASVGPYDLRIKHLYHDREEVTAYLALRK; encoded by the coding sequence ATGTCCGCCTCCCTGCCCTCCGGCCTGCTGGTTTCCGGCCTGCTCGCCTATTGCCGCGCCGGTTTCGAGAAGGAACTCGCCGCCGAACTCGACGAACTGGCCGCCGACGCCGGCCTGATCGGCCATGTGCGCGCCAAGCCCGACACCGGCTTCGTGGTCTACGAGACTTTCGAGCCGCTGCCCGCCACCGCCTTCGAAGGCCTCACCGACTGGCGCCGCCCGGTGTTCGCCCGCCAGCTGATGCTGTGGTTCGCGCGCGTCACCGACCTGCCCGAGCGCGACCGCGCCACCCCGCTGCTCGACGCGGTCAAGGGCAGCGGGCAGCGCTTCACCGAGCTGGTGCTGGAGACCCCGGACACCGACGAGGCCAAGCAGCGCTCGGGTTTCTGCCGCCGCTTCACCGAGCCCTTCGCCCGCGTGCTGGAGAAGACCGGGGCACTACGCACCGGCAAGGCCGGCCTGCCGGTGCTGCACGTGATGTTCGAGAGTGCCACCACCGCCTGGCTGGCCGCGGCGATGCCGCAGGAGAGCTCGCCCTGGCCGATGGGCATCCCGCGCCTGCGCATGCCCGGCGGCGCACCCAGCCGCTCGACGCTCAAGCTGTCGGAAGCCTTCATGACCCTGCTCGGCGAGGACGAGCGCACCGCCACCCTGCGCGCCGGCCTGCGCGCGGTGGACCTGGGCGCCTCGCCCGGCGGCTGGACCTGGCAGCTCGCCAGCCGCGGCCTGCACGTCACCGCGGTGGACAACGGCCCGATGGGCGACGCGGTGATGGCTACCGGCATGGTCGAGCACCTGCGCGCCGACGGCTTCACCTGGCGGCCGCAGCGCACGGTGGAATGGATGGTGTGCGACATGGTCGACCAGCCCTCTCGCATCGCCTCGCTGGTGGCCGAGTGGGTGGCCACCGGGCGCTGCCGGCGCAGCATCTTCAACCTCAAGCTGCCGATGAAGCGCCGCCTGGACGCAGTGGAACAATGCCGCGCACTGATCAGGAAGCGCCTGGCCAGCGTCGGCCCCTACGACCTGCGCATCAAGCACCTGTACCACGACCGCGAGGAGGTCACCGCCTACCTGGCGCTGCGCAAGTAG
- a CDS encoding aldo/keto reductase, protein MEYRVLGEGGPKVSAVCLGTMTFGQQNSEAEAHSQLDCALERGINFIDTAEMYAVPPRAETYGATETIVGNWLVRQARERIVLATKVAGPARSLDWIRGGPPALDRENIRAAVEGSLRRLKTDYIDLYQLHWPERNQPMFGQWQYDPAKERACTPIRAQLDALAELVAEGKVRHVGLSNEHPWGVMQFVRLAEEHGLTRVVSTQNAYNLLNRVFEYGLAEVCHREHVGLLAYSPLAFGHLSGKYLDNPGAPGRLTAFENFGQRYAKPGVRPAVEAYAALARRRGLSLTRLALGFVYHRGCVASTIIGATSLAQLEENLAAWDARPDEELLAEIDDIHLRCGNPAP, encoded by the coding sequence ATGGAATACAGAGTGCTGGGCGAGGGCGGGCCGAAGGTGTCGGCCGTCTGCCTGGGAACGATGACCTTCGGGCAGCAGAACAGCGAGGCGGAGGCGCACAGCCAGCTCGATTGCGCGCTGGAGCGCGGCATCAACTTCATCGACACCGCGGAGATGTACGCGGTGCCGCCGCGTGCCGAAACCTACGGTGCCACCGAAACCATCGTCGGCAACTGGCTGGTGCGCCAAGCGCGCGAGCGCATTGTGCTGGCGACCAAGGTGGCCGGCCCGGCACGCAGTTTGGACTGGATCCGCGGCGGCCCGCCGGCGCTCGATCGCGAAAACATCCGCGCGGCGGTGGAAGGCAGCCTGCGCCGGCTGAAGACCGACTACATCGACCTCTATCAACTGCACTGGCCGGAGCGCAACCAGCCGATGTTCGGCCAGTGGCAGTATGACCCGGCCAAGGAGCGCGCGTGCACGCCGATCCGCGCCCAGCTGGACGCCCTGGCGGAGCTGGTGGCCGAGGGCAAGGTCCGCCATGTCGGACTGTCCAACGAACATCCCTGGGGGGTGATGCAGTTCGTCCGCCTGGCCGAGGAGCACGGCCTGACGCGGGTGGTGTCCACGCAGAACGCCTACAACCTGCTCAACCGGGTGTTCGAGTACGGTCTGGCGGAGGTCTGTCACCGCGAGCATGTCGGCCTGCTGGCCTATTCACCGCTGGCCTTCGGCCATCTCTCCGGCAAGTACCTGGACAACCCCGGCGCGCCCGGCAGGCTGACCGCCTTCGAGAATTTCGGCCAGCGCTATGCCAAGCCCGGAGTGAGGCCGGCGGTGGAAGCCTACGCCGCGCTGGCGCGCCGCCGCGGCCTGAGCCTGACGCGCCTGGCACTGGGCTTTGTGTACCACCGCGGTTGCGTGGCCAGCACCATCATCGGTGCGACCAGCCTGGCGCAACTGGAGGAGAACCTGGCCGCCTGGGACGCGCGCCCCGACGAGGAGCTGCTGGCGGAGATCGACGACATCCACCTGCGCTGCGGCAACCCCGCGCCCTAG